The following are encoded in a window of Ruminiclostridium herbifermentans genomic DNA:
- the yihA gene encoding ribosome biogenesis GTP-binding protein YihA/YsxC has translation MIIKNAEHEITAVKPNQYPVTGFPEVAFVGRSNVGKSSIINTLLNRKNLARVGQTPGKTRQINFFAVNGNFYLVDLPGYGFANVSKEMKASWEKIIETYLYSRRQNQLKLVVMLVDIRHSPSKDDIVMYQWIKGYGMNSIIVATKADKITRSQINIRLNDIRKVLQLDKSTKIIPFSSEKRTGREEVLEEIGRSLFGDETAVEQSAAGDVKKEGADKTGQG, from the coding sequence ATGATAATAAAAAATGCAGAACATGAAATTACAGCTGTAAAGCCAAATCAATATCCGGTTACAGGGTTTCCAGAGGTTGCTTTTGTGGGCAGATCAAATGTGGGAAAGTCCTCAATAATTAATACCTTGTTAAATAGAAAAAATCTTGCAAGAGTGGGTCAAACGCCGGGCAAAACAAGACAAATTAATTTTTTTGCTGTAAATGGTAATTTTTACTTAGTAGATTTGCCAGGCTATGGCTTTGCAAATGTATCAAAGGAAATGAAGGCTTCTTGGGAAAAAATAATTGAAACCTATTTGTATTCAAGAAGACAAAATCAACTTAAGTTAGTAGTAATGCTTGTGGATATCAGACATTCACCCAGCAAAGACGATATAGTAATGTATCAATGGATTAAGGGATATGGAATGAATTCAATTATTGTTGCTACGAAGGCTGATAAAATAACCCGATCCCAAATAAATATCAGGCTCAATGATATCAGAAAGGTGCTTCAGTTGGATAAATCAACTAAAATTATACCTTTTTCCTCTGAGAAAAGAACAGGTAGAGAGGAAGTTCTTGAGGAGATAGGCAGAAGTTTGTTTGGGGATGAAACAGCTGTAGAGCAATCAGCAGCGGGAGATGTAAAAAAAGAAGGTGCAGACAAAACCGGTCAAGGGTGA
- a CDS encoding DUF445 domain-containing protein: MDKNDYKSDYKNDYKKEEEKLRKKLRSMRIIATSLLVFMAIVFIVFRRYEDRGLFFSSVAAFAEASMVGALADWFAVVAIFKHPLGLKIIPHTAIIQNNKQRIAKALSNFVVSNFFTPEIIKAKLDKVSISEKIFGYIQQNKSSIAKAISNKLPEIVDSVDDDTKVSELVKQQIDRKIEAVKLYPMLATILKPILEGGHHKPIVKGLLNSTYNYIGENKDKTMLVLGGINKTLTMPFIGDLVYRKILEFLYTQAEEIDTNEEVEVNKLLLSALPKLIEDMENSQELISKGELLKEQIINSELYGELQNKLVDVVLDFKNSIMTDEERLTERVSAILDKLVLIISENNRLQDSVDSAIIDTIEGIVSQYGNKVGDLIYDTMDSWETKSMVDKLEVQVGADLQYIRINGTVIGGLAGLAIHLLTVLF, encoded by the coding sequence ATGGATAAGAATGATTATAAAAGTGATTATAAAAATGATTATAAAAAAGAAGAAGAAAAACTGAGAAAAAAGCTGAGAAGCATGAGAATTATCGCAACGTCTCTGCTGGTATTTATGGCAATTGTTTTTATTGTGTTCAGAAGATATGAGGATAGAGGTTTATTTTTTTCATCTGTAGCCGCATTTGCTGAGGCTTCAATGGTGGGAGCACTTGCAGATTGGTTTGCAGTGGTTGCTATATTTAAGCATCCTTTAGGCTTAAAAATCATACCACATACTGCCATTATTCAGAATAACAAGCAGAGGATTGCAAAAGCATTATCTAATTTTGTTGTATCAAATTTTTTCACTCCTGAAATCATTAAAGCAAAGTTGGATAAGGTTAGTATTTCTGAAAAGATATTTGGTTATATTCAACAAAACAAGAGTTCTATTGCAAAAGCCATTTCCAATAAGCTTCCTGAAATAGTTGATTCAGTTGATGATGATACTAAGGTTTCAGAACTTGTGAAGCAGCAGATTGATAGAAAAATTGAAGCTGTAAAATTATATCCTATGCTGGCTACTATTTTGAAGCCAATACTTGAAGGGGGACATCATAAACCAATTGTTAAAGGTCTTTTGAATTCTACATATAATTATATTGGAGAGAATAAAGATAAAACTATGCTTGTTTTGGGAGGAATAAACAAAACCTTAACAATGCCTTTTATTGGTGATCTTGTCTATAGAAAGATTTTAGAATTTTTGTATACACAAGCTGAGGAAATTGATACAAATGAAGAGGTTGAGGTAAATAAGCTTTTGTTATCGGCACTTCCAAAGCTCATTGAGGATATGGAAAATTCACAGGAACTGATTAGCAAAGGAGAACTGCTAAAAGAGCAGATAATTAATTCTGAACTATATGGTGAACTTCAGAATAAGCTAGTTGATGTTGTGCTTGATTTCAAAAATTCTATAATGACTGATGAAGAAAGGTTAACCGAAAGAGTAAGTGCAATATTGGATAAGCTTGTATTAATAATTTCTGAAAACAATAGGCTTCAAGACAGCGTTGATAGCGCGATAATTGATACTATTGAGGGTATTGTTTCTCAATATGGGAATAAGGTTGGTGACCTTATTTATGATACAATGGACAGCTGGGAAACTAAGAGCATGGTTGACAAGCTTGAAGTACAGGTTGGAGCTGACTTGCAGTACATTCGAATTAACGGTACAGTAATAGGTGGTTTAGCTGGGTTAGCTATTCATTTGCTGACAGTGTTGTTTTAA
- a CDS encoding NADH peroxidase translates to MKKFVCSVCGYVHTGDTAPDNCPQCKAAKEKFVEQKEASAAFADEHRIGVAQGVDAEVLEGLRANFMGECTEVGMYLAMARQAEREGYPEIGAFYKLAAWEEAEHAAKFAELLGEVVFPDTKKNLQLRAEAEHGACQGKKDLATKAKQLNYDAIHDTVHEMCKDEARHGAGFRGLLKRYFGE, encoded by the coding sequence ATGAAAAAATTTGTTTGTTCAGTTTGTGGATATGTTCATACAGGAGATACAGCTCCAGATAATTGCCCTCAGTGTAAGGCTGCAAAGGAAAAATTTGTTGAACAGAAAGAAGCTTCAGCTGCTTTTGCTGATGAACACAGAATTGGTGTTGCTCAAGGCGTTGATGCAGAAGTTTTAGAAGGATTAAGAGCTAATTTTATGGGAGAATGTACTGAAGTAGGAATGTACCTTGCTATGGCGAGACAGGCTGAGCGTGAAGGATATCCTGAAATCGGTGCTTTCTATAAGCTAGCTGCTTGGGAAGAAGCTGAACATGCTGCAAAGTTTGCAGAACTTTTAGGAGAGGTTGTTTTCCCAGATACAAAGAAGAACCTTCAATTGAGAGCAGAAGCTGAGCATGGTGCTTGCCAAGGAAAGAAAGACCTTGCTACAAAAGCAAAGCAGCTCAACTATGATGCAATCCATGACACTGTGCATGAAATGTGCAAGGACGAAGCAAGACATGGAGCAGGTTTCAGAGGACTTTTGAAGAGATATTTTGGTGAATAA
- a CDS encoding DNA-binding protein has translation MDYISAAQAAEKWGITVKRVQVLCKENRIHGVERIGREWLIPMNAEKPADARIKSGEYIGFSKKYRGKKDNNEINEGYKVGESDKSFDY, from the coding sequence GTGGATTATATTTCAGCTGCTCAAGCAGCAGAAAAATGGGGCATTACAGTAAAACGCGTCCAAGTGTTATGTAAGGAAAACCGCATACATGGTGTTGAGCGAATAGGCCGGGAATGGCTTATTCCGATGAATGCAGAGAAACCTGCCGACGCAAGGATCAAGAGCGGTGAATATATTGGTTTTTCAAAGAAGTATCGCGGTAAAAAGGATAACAATGAAATTAACGAAGGCTACAAAGTAGGAGAATCGGATAAAAGTTTTGATTATTAA
- a CDS encoding helicase-related protein has product MIVFDNINKIVKDDMENEIKKNSRLSIAAACFSIYAYKELKKQLEGIDELRFVFTSQAFTTEKAKKERREFYIPRLSRERSLYGTEFEIKLRNELSQKAIAKECADWIRRKVTFKSNVTSENMGGFMNVETGSNVVTYMPLNGFTTVDIGCERGNNTYNMITKFESPHSDEFIRLFDTVWKDTSKLQDVTDEVLDSITVAYRENSPDFIYFITLYNIFNEFLEDVSEDVLPNEATGFKESKIWGKLYNFQKDAALAIINKLEKYNGCILADSVGLGKTFTALAVIKYYENRNKTVLVLCPKKLADNWNTYKDNYVNNPIAADRLNYDVLYHTDLSRDSGKSNGLDLNRLNWGNYDLVVIDESHNFRNGGEYSGPDGMRENRYLKLLNKVIRTGVKTKVLMLSATPVNNRFYDLRNQLQLAYEGDTSIIDEKLNTTHSIDEIFRNAQRVFNTWSKLPPESRTTAVLLRMLNFDFFEVLDSVTIARSRKHIQKYYNTSDIGQFPERLKPISLRPSLTDLNGAINYNQIYDLLMQLNLHIYTPTDYVFPSKLDKYVDTSKNINQAGREQGIRRLMSINLLKRLESSVFAFNLTVKRILEFIRNTINAIDNYTNGGYVLDLTEIEETEDYDFDDQNMDFFSVGKKVRIDLADMDYISWRKELQADKDTLELLSLMIEDITPDHDMKLQKLFEVIRRKIENPINDGNKKVLIFTAFSDTAEYLYANVSKYVKMYFDLNTAVITGSVDGKTTVPKLRADLNTALTCFSPISKDKHLLMPNNKDEIDILIATDCISEGQNLQDCDYCVNYDIHWNPVRIIQRFGRIDRIGSKNKVIQLVNFWPDLTLDDYINLKSRVETRMKISVMTSTGDDDLINAEEQGDLEYRKAQLERLQEEVVDIEDMSSGISIMDLGLNEFRLDLLEYIKHHPDIEKAPHGMNAVVATTEEYPAGVIYVLKNIDGGINIDNQNRLHPFYMVYISENGDVVCDHLSPKQMLDTMRYLCRGKTEPDVKLCKLVNSETKDGRDMSKYSELLGEAINSIIDVKEESDIDSLFHQGGTTALLSNITGLDDFELICFIVVK; this is encoded by the coding sequence GTGATTGTATTTGATAACATAAATAAAATTGTCAAAGACGATATGGAAAATGAAATAAAGAAGAATAGTCGTCTATCAATTGCTGCTGCTTGCTTTTCTATATATGCTTATAAAGAGCTGAAAAAACAGCTTGAAGGAATTGACGAATTGCGGTTTGTTTTCACGTCACAGGCTTTTACCACTGAAAAAGCAAAAAAAGAAAGACGCGAATTTTATATCCCGCGCCTATCCCGCGAGCGTAGCCTATACGGCACAGAATTTGAAATTAAGCTCAGGAATGAATTGTCACAAAAAGCTATTGCTAAAGAATGCGCTGATTGGATACGGCGCAAGGTTACATTTAAATCAAATGTTACCAGTGAAAATATGGGCGGGTTTATGAATGTTGAAACAGGAAGCAATGTTGTAACATATATGCCCCTTAATGGATTTACAACCGTTGATATTGGCTGTGAGCGCGGTAACAATACATACAACATGATTACAAAATTTGAGTCGCCTCATAGCGATGAGTTTATACGATTGTTTGATACAGTATGGAAAGATACTTCCAAGTTGCAGGATGTAACTGATGAAGTTCTTGATAGCATAACCGTAGCTTATCGCGAGAACTCTCCTGACTTCATTTATTTTATAACACTTTACAATATTTTTAATGAGTTTTTAGAGGATGTTTCCGAGGATGTATTGCCTAATGAAGCGACTGGTTTCAAGGAAAGCAAGATTTGGGGAAAGCTATATAACTTTCAGAAAGATGCTGCACTTGCAATCATAAATAAGCTTGAAAAATACAATGGCTGTATTCTAGCTGACAGCGTTGGTTTGGGTAAGACTTTTACTGCACTTGCGGTTATAAAATACTACGAGAATCGCAATAAGACGGTTTTAGTACTATGCCCTAAAAAACTGGCTGATAACTGGAATACATATAAAGATAACTACGTAAATAATCCAATTGCTGCTGACCGCTTAAATTATGATGTTTTATACCATACTGATTTATCCAGAGATTCGGGTAAGTCAAACGGGCTAGATCTTAATCGCCTAAATTGGGGTAATTATGATCTTGTTGTAATTGATGAATCTCACAATTTCCGCAATGGTGGCGAGTATTCCGGACCTGATGGCATGCGGGAAAACCGATATCTTAAACTTTTAAACAAGGTAATTCGTACAGGCGTAAAGACCAAAGTTCTTATGCTGTCAGCTACACCTGTTAATAATCGTTTTTATGATTTGCGTAATCAGCTACAGCTGGCATACGAAGGTGATACAAGCATAATTGATGAGAAACTTAATACAACGCACTCCATTGATGAGATATTCCGAAATGCACAGAGGGTATTTAATACATGGAGCAAGTTGCCCCCGGAAAGCAGGACAACAGCTGTTTTGTTACGTATGCTCAACTTTGATTTTTTTGAAGTGTTAGACAGCGTAACAATTGCGAGGTCAAGAAAGCATATTCAAAAGTATTATAACACCTCAGATATAGGTCAATTTCCAGAAAGATTGAAACCAATATCTCTCAGGCCAAGCCTTACCGATTTGAATGGAGCAATAAATTACAATCAGATATATGACCTGCTTATGCAGCTCAATCTACATATTTACACGCCTACAGATTACGTGTTTCCCAGCAAGCTTGACAAATATGTAGATACATCCAAAAATATTAACCAAGCTGGGCGGGAACAAGGTATTCGCCGTTTGATGAGCATTAACCTATTGAAGAGATTAGAAAGCTCTGTATTTGCTTTTAATCTGACAGTAAAAAGAATCCTGGAGTTTATTAGGAATACGATTAATGCAATTGATAATTACACGAATGGCGGATATGTACTTGATCTGACTGAAATTGAAGAGACTGAAGATTATGATTTTGATGATCAAAATATGGACTTCTTCTCGGTTGGTAAGAAAGTCAGAATAGACCTTGCCGATATGGACTACATATCATGGCGAAAAGAACTACAAGCAGATAAGGATACTCTTGAATTACTTTCATTAATGATAGAGGATATTACACCTGACCATGATATGAAACTGCAAAAACTGTTTGAAGTTATACGCAGGAAGATTGAAAACCCCATAAATGACGGGAACAAAAAGGTTCTCATATTTACTGCATTTTCGGATACAGCAGAATATTTATATGCTAATGTCAGCAAATATGTAAAAATGTATTTTGACCTAAATACTGCAGTCATAACAGGCTCGGTTGATGGCAAAACAACAGTGCCAAAGCTTCGTGCTGATCTTAACACAGCACTTACCTGCTTTTCTCCGATTTCAAAGGACAAGCATCTGCTAATGCCTAATAACAAGGACGAAATTGATATATTAATTGCTACCGACTGTATCTCAGAAGGTCAGAATTTGCAGGACTGTGACTATTGTGTAAACTACGATATTCACTGGAACCCCGTCCGCATTATTCAGCGTTTTGGACGTATTGACCGTATAGGAAGCAAAAACAAAGTGATACAGCTTGTTAATTTCTGGCCAGATTTGACATTGGACGACTATATAAACCTTAAAAGCAGAGTTGAAACCAGGATGAAGATTTCAGTAATGACTTCCACTGGCGATGACGACCTTATTAATGCTGAGGAACAAGGAGATCTTGAATACCGTAAAGCGCAATTAGAAAGGCTTCAAGAAGAAGTTGTTGATATTGAAGATATGTCTTCCGGTATTTCAATAATGGACTTGGGGCTTAATGAATTTCGCCTTGATTTACTTGAATATATTAAGCATCATCCTGATATTGAGAAGGCTCCACATGGTATGAATGCTGTTGTAGCTACAACAGAAGAATACCCTGCTGGTGTTATCTATGTCCTTAAGAATATAGATGGTGGTATAAATATCGATAATCAGAATAGATTGCATCCTTTCTATATGGTGTATATTTCAGAGAATGGTGATGTTGTTTGCGATCATCTCTCACCAAAGCAAATGCTTGATACAATGCGCTATCTCTGCCGTGGTAAGACTGAGCCTGATGTTAAGCTATGTAAATTAGTTAATAGTGAAACAAAAGACGGGCGTGATATGTCAAAGTATTCCGAACTATTAGGAGAAGCGATCAATTCTATTATTGATGTCAAAGAAGAAAGTGATATAGACAGCCTATTTCACCAAGGGGGTACTACGGCTCTTCTTTCAAATATTACAGGGCTTGATGACTTTGAATTGATATGCTTTATCGTAGTAAAGTGA
- a CDS encoding DUF4391 domain-containing protein has protein sequence MLELPSSTAFNRRIPKQKFYENLSVTPEIKRIFIEQISVIYWRNKIAATTMNIGAGENVTELEVFELRLNQQGLDTRVLQLIDREIPYHILFLLSFNGLYQAWIGYKEQSHTKQGVFKVNSYYHTDWVKPDQLNLKLDGLNVDAVYDNFIRQIAGERLLSAIENTGKTTIDLKEAIERDEKRQKLMNQIAVLETKINREKQFNIRVQLNGELKKLKQELSQLK, from the coding sequence ATGCTTGAGCTTCCTTCTTCAACTGCATTTAACAGAAGAATACCTAAACAGAAGTTTTATGAAAATCTTTCAGTAACACCTGAAATTAAGCGGATATTTATCGAGCAAATATCAGTAATATACTGGCGCAATAAAATTGCTGCGACTACAATGAACATTGGCGCCGGAGAAAATGTTACTGAGTTGGAAGTGTTTGAACTTAGATTAAATCAGCAGGGTCTGGATACTCGTGTGTTACAGCTTATAGATAGAGAAATACCATATCATATATTATTTCTTTTGTCGTTTAATGGCCTTTACCAAGCTTGGATAGGATACAAAGAACAGAGTCATACAAAGCAAGGGGTATTCAAGGTTAATAGCTATTACCACACGGATTGGGTAAAACCAGATCAACTTAATTTAAAACTAGATGGTCTCAATGTTGATGCTGTATATGATAACTTTATTCGACAGATTGCTGGAGAACGGTTGCTAAGTGCGATTGAGAATACAGGCAAAACAACAATTGATTTGAAAGAAGCTATAGAAAGAGATGAAAAGCGTCAGAAGCTAATGAATCAAATAGCGGTGCTGGAGACGAAGATCAATAGGGAAAAGCAATTCAATATTCGAGTACAACTTAATGGTGAGTTAAAAAAGTTGAAACAAGAACTGTCTCAGTTAAAATAA